A genomic window from Methanothrix sp. includes:
- a CDS encoding ABC transporter substrate-binding protein, which translates to MLVLLIVGVVVVASLGCITKTPSENITLRIGYQPSTHQIAEMVAMEKGWWLEDLRPFGVTAVEEYEFPSGPPEMQAMLAGSLDVAYVGTAPPISAIAGGLDAKIVAGVNTNGSALALAPDKEYRGPQSLKGMSIATFPPGSIQDTVLKKWLKENGVDPSEVKVLPMGPGDAVTAIFAGQVDGTFLPEPSPSVIEMANKGKVVVYSGEMWPNHACCSLVVSGKLIREHPELVEQIVKTHIKATEYVYEHPEEAARIYANRTKQDLSVVEYSMRHWDGTWISDPHVQIPSTMEYARVNYELKYISRMPSEEELFDVSFYEKARGE; encoded by the coding sequence ATGCTTGTCTTACTGATCGTCGGGGTGGTGGTTGTGGCCTCGCTTGGCTGCATAACAAAAACACCCTCCGAGAACATAACACTCAGAATCGGCTACCAGCCGAGCACCCATCAGATAGCGGAGATGGTCGCGATGGAGAAGGGCTGGTGGCTCGAGGATCTCAGGCCTTTTGGAGTTACAGCAGTTGAGGAGTACGAGTTTCCATCAGGACCGCCAGAGATGCAGGCGATGCTGGCCGGCAGCCTGGACGTGGCCTATGTGGGCACTGCCCCGCCGATATCTGCGATCGCTGGAGGTCTCGATGCGAAGATAGTCGCCGGAGTCAACACCAACGGCTCTGCGCTTGCACTTGCTCCCGATAAGGAATACAGGGGCCCCCAGTCGCTGAAGGGCATGAGCATAGCGACGTTCCCGCCAGGCTCGATTCAGGATACAGTCCTCAAAAAGTGGCTGAAGGAGAACGGCGTCGATCCGTCTGAGGTGAAGGTGCTTCCGATGGGGCCGGGTGATGCTGTCACAGCGATTTTCGCCGGCCAGGTCGATGGCACATTCCTGCCAGAGCCATCGCCATCGGTGATTGAGATGGCAAACAAAGGGAAGGTCGTTGTGTACTCCGGAGAGATGTGGCCGAACCATGCCTGCTGCAGCCTGGTCGTCAGCGGCAAGCTCATCAGGGAGCATCCGGAGCTTGTTGAGCAGATCGTAAAGACGCACATCAAGGCCACAGAGTATGTGTACGAGCATCCTGAGGAGGCGGCCAGGATCTACGCCAACCGCACGAAGCAGGATCTGAGCGTTGTGGAGTATTCGATGAGGCACTGGGATGGCACCTGGATAAGCGATCCTCATGTGCAGATTCCATCGACGATGGAGTACGCCAGAGTCAACTACGAGCTGAAGTACATAAGCAGAATGCCATCTGAAGAGGAGCTCTTCGATGTGAGCTTCTACGAAAAGGCAAGGGGTGAGTGA
- the mobB gene encoding molybdopterin-guanine dinucleotide biosynthesis protein B produces MAVVGHHKSGKTTLIEALVKALKKHGRVGTVKHMPGHHVDHGDTHRHLMAGADVVVGIGLGQIVVTPDGSLESALEEMKTRGIDFVILEGFKSSRYPKIAIGGIDVPNKICDVHDVSDSTVNHLVRMILSL; encoded by the coding sequence GTGGCTGTTGTCGGTCACCACAAATCAGGGAAGACCACGCTGATCGAGGCTCTCGTAAAAGCCCTCAAGAAGCATGGCCGCGTCGGGACTGTGAAGCACATGCCGGGGCACCATGTCGACCACGGCGACACGCACAGGCATCTCATGGCCGGAGCAGATGTTGTCGTTGGCATCGGGCTGGGTCAGATCGTGGTGACCCCAGACGGGAGCCTCGAGTCTGCTCTAGAGGAGATGAAAACCAGAGGTATCGATTTCGTCATACTCGAGGGGTTCAAGAGCAGCCGGTACCCGAAGATAGCCATCGGCGGGATAGATGTACCAAACAAGATATGCGATGTGCATGATGTGAGCGATTCCACTGTGAATCATCTGGTGAGAATGATTCTCTCGCTGTGA
- a CDS encoding ArgE/DapE family deacylase: MSAADEMFDSGYMLDLLRDLVAFRTVAPPGSFYHEIVDYLVPLLSEMGFATKKLVMPSDVFESRCSDPRLSGDRVNLIADMDLGRPEWLVIYTHLDVVPPGDGWSTDPFSLTVSNGRAYGRGVSDSKGAVAALIASLRGILRNRKPKYNLRLLLTTDEEVGGYSGLCYLADSGLVRGDKMLCMDGFSDDVVIGSNGIITWEVTVTGRAAHSGSSFLGDNAIEKSLPVIDAILKHKREVEKKRSSLPASSVLRGKGIDRMMAILNINVIHGGIKENIVPDRCVFRGDRRVIPEERMEDAMNELEDIVKRFGPDISIRMWPGYPPMRIDPEHPWVLEVREAVRRATGSEPHLSGAQGSLDQAYATEVTKIPAAVYGVGRQLESNAHGIDENVRIEDLVSYMRFIGELLL; the protein is encoded by the coding sequence ATGAGCGCAGCTGACGAGATGTTCGACTCTGGATACATGCTGGATCTCCTCAGAGATCTCGTGGCCTTCAGGACTGTTGCACCACCTGGCAGCTTCTACCATGAGATAGTGGATTACCTTGTTCCGCTGCTCAGTGAGATGGGGTTTGCGACGAAGAAGCTTGTAATGCCTTCAGATGTCTTCGAGTCCAGATGCTCTGATCCCAGGCTCTCAGGGGACAGGGTCAATCTGATCGCAGATATGGATCTCGGCAGGCCAGAGTGGCTTGTGATATACACTCACCTCGATGTCGTGCCTCCTGGAGACGGCTGGTCCACAGATCCGTTCTCCCTGACGGTCAGTAACGGCAGAGCGTACGGCAGGGGCGTCTCGGACTCGAAGGGGGCTGTTGCAGCGCTGATCGCCTCCCTCAGAGGTATTCTGAGAAACAGAAAGCCGAAGTACAACCTTCGCCTGCTTCTGACCACTGACGAGGAGGTCGGTGGCTACTCCGGGCTGTGCTATCTCGCTGATTCCGGACTGGTCCGGGGAGACAAGATGCTCTGCATGGATGGGTTCTCTGATGATGTCGTGATAGGCTCGAACGGCATAATCACATGGGAGGTCACTGTGACAGGAAGAGCGGCGCACAGCGGATCCAGCTTTCTCGGAGACAATGCGATCGAGAAGTCGCTTCCCGTGATCGACGCGATACTCAAACACAAGCGTGAGGTCGAGAAGAAGAGATCCTCGCTTCCCGCAAGCTCTGTGCTGAGGGGTAAGGGTATAGATCGCATGATGGCGATACTGAACATAAACGTGATACATGGCGGCATAAAGGAGAACATCGTGCCTGACAGATGCGTCTTCCGTGGGGACAGGCGGGTGATTCCGGAGGAGAGGATGGAGGATGCGATGAATGAGCTTGAGGATATCGTCAAACGCTTCGGCCCGGATATCAGCATTAGAATGTGGCCGGGTTATCCTCCCATGAGGATAGATCCGGAGCACCCGTGGGTTCTTGAGGTGAGGGAGGCGGTGAGAAGAGCAACGGGATCAGAGCCGCATCTGTCGGGAGCACAGGGGAGCCTTGATCAGGCGTATGCGACAGAGGTCACAAAGATCCCTGCAGCGGTCTACGGTGTCGGGAGGCAGCTCGAGAGCAACGCGCATGGAATCGATGAGAACGTCAGGATCGAGGATCTCGTGAGCTACATGCGGTTCATCGGGGAGCTTCTTCTTTAG
- a CDS encoding MFS transporter has product MSLCREDSETERLQSCALVVSVIGSFLTAFMSSSINIALPAISSEFSMDAVMLSWISTAFLLAAAVFLVPFGRLADIYGRRRIFGYGIALFTLASILAPASRSASMIIAARFVQGIGAAMIFGTAVAILTCVFPIRKRGRVIGINAASVYLGLSLGPVLGGILTQYLGWRSLFTATVPLGALALALLILKLRGEWADARGERFDLAGSLVYAISIMALVYGMSLLPSSAGRFVAAAGLAGLILFLYLEMRAESPVLEVDLFTSNRIFAFSNLAALINYSATFATGFLLSLYLQYIKGLDPRSAGLVLLAQPLMMTIFSPFAGRLSDRMEPRLVASAGMIITLLGILPFVFLDERTPVWLIGAVLLLLGFGLALFTSPNTNAIMSSVDRKYYGIASATLGTMRLLGQMLSMSLAMVIFAIYIGRVEITPDTYSSLMESCRIAFAIFSVLCFIGIFASLARGELRSGSAARGSGEDL; this is encoded by the coding sequence ATGAGTCTCTGCCGAGAGGATAGCGAAACAGAACGCCTACAGAGCTGCGCCCTTGTTGTCTCTGTGATCGGCTCATTCCTCACAGCCTTCATGTCTTCATCCATAAACATTGCGCTGCCAGCTATCAGCAGTGAGTTCTCGATGGATGCTGTGATGCTCAGCTGGATCTCAACCGCGTTTCTTCTGGCTGCTGCTGTCTTCCTGGTCCCGTTTGGGCGTCTGGCCGACATATACGGGCGGAGGAGGATCTTCGGCTACGGGATCGCGCTCTTCACCCTGGCGTCGATACTCGCGCCCGCTTCTCGATCCGCCAGCATGATCATAGCCGCAAGATTCGTTCAGGGAATCGGAGCTGCGATGATCTTCGGCACCGCTGTCGCGATACTGACCTGCGTATTCCCTATCCGCAAGCGCGGCAGGGTTATCGGGATCAATGCGGCCTCTGTCTATCTCGGGCTCTCACTTGGCCCCGTCCTCGGCGGGATTCTCACCCAGTATCTGGGCTGGAGAAGCCTGTTCACAGCAACGGTTCCTCTCGGAGCTCTGGCGCTTGCACTGCTGATTCTGAAGCTGAGGGGGGAGTGGGCTGATGCGCGGGGCGAGCGGTTCGACCTTGCTGGATCTCTCGTCTACGCCATATCCATCATGGCCCTCGTGTATGGCATGTCGCTGCTCCCCTCCAGCGCCGGTCGTTTTGTGGCAGCCGCTGGATTGGCCGGGCTGATCCTGTTCCTGTATCTGGAGATGAGAGCCGAGAGCCCTGTTCTCGAGGTCGATCTCTTCACATCCAACCGTATCTTCGCCTTCTCGAACCTCGCGGCGCTGATAAACTACAGCGCGACCTTCGCGACAGGGTTCCTCCTGAGCCTTTACCTGCAGTACATAAAGGGTCTGGATCCCAGAAGCGCGGGCCTGGTGCTCCTTGCACAGCCGCTGATGATGACGATCTTCTCCCCCTTTGCCGGCAGGCTCTCCGACAGGATGGAGCCGAGGCTTGTCGCCTCTGCTGGCATGATCATAACGCTGCTAGGCATTCTGCCGTTTGTGTTTCTCGACGAGCGGACACCGGTGTGGCTCATCGGCGCTGTGCTTCTCCTCCTCGGATTCGGGCTGGCCCTCTTCACGTCGCCAAACACAAACGCGATAATGAGCTCTGTTGATAGAAAGTACTACGGGATAGCATCAGCGACGCTCGGAACAATGCGTCTTCTGGGCCAGATGCTAAGCATGAGCCTGGCGATGGTGATCTTCGCCATATATATCGGAAGGGTCGAGATAACCCCTGATACCTATTCCAGCCTCATGGAGAGCTGCAGGATCGCCTTTGCGATATTCTCTGTGCTCTGCTTCATAGGCATATTCGCGTCTCTGGCCAGGGGAGAGCTTCGCAGCGGCTCTGCAGCGCGTGGAAGTGGAGAGGATCTGTGA